A window of Mixophyes fleayi isolate aMixFle1 chromosome 10, aMixFle1.hap1, whole genome shotgun sequence contains these coding sequences:
- the LOC142104560 gene encoding thyrotropin-releasing hormone receptor-like, with the protein MENGSKFDSPTNISLANNDLISTMIEYKAISVFLVLLICGVGIIGNIMVVLVVFITRDMRTPTNCYLVSLAVADLMVLVAAGLPNVSDSLAGTWIYGHAGCLGITYFQYLGINASSCSITAFTVERYIAICHPMKAQTVCTVSRAKRIIAIVWVFTSIYCMFWFFLVDIQVNKSQQVECGYKVSRNLYLPIYLTDFAIFYVIPLFVATVLYGLIGRILFLSPIPNHPESTTERLREKSCKEKNGAKTEGNKTNNRGRPKGALSSRKQVTKMLAVVVVLFALLWMPYRTLVLVNSFMGNPYLDPWFLLFCRICVYANSAINPVIYNVMSQKFRTAFKRLCKCGQVETQRRNIYMTTSNYSMVRDAANVRAEKKEKPPPETSTAVPGQTEKAGVDGELYYSVV; encoded by the exons ATGGAGAACGGCAGCAAGTTTGACAGTCCGACCAATATCTCCTTGGCGAACAATGATCTTATTTCTACTATGATCGAGTACAAAGCCATCTCTGTATTCTTGGTCCTGCTGATCTGTGGCGTTGGCATAATAGGCAACATTATGGTCGTCCTGGTGGTGTTTATCACCCGCGACATGAGAACTCCGACCAATTGTTATTTGGTCAGCTTGGCTGTGGCTGACTTAATGGTCCTGGTGGCTGCTGGATTGCCCAACGTATCCGATAGTCTGGCTGGGACATGGATCTATGGCCATGCCGGCTGTCTCGGGATAACTTACTTTCAGTATTTGGGAATCAACGCCTCCTCCTGTTCCATCACAGCCTTCACGGTTGAGAG ATACATCGCAATCTGCCACCCTATGAAGGCCCAGACGGTTTGCACCGTGTCCCGCGCTAAGCGTATCATTGCCATAGTCTGGGTCTTCACCTCCATCTACTGCATGTTTTGGTTCTTCCTCGTGGACATCCAAGTGAACAAAAGCCAGCAGGTGGAGTGTGGCTACAAGGTCTCCCGTAACCTCTACCTGCCCATTTATTTGACTGACTTCGCCATATTCTACGTCATTCCGCTGTTCGTGGCCACCGTCCTGTATGGGCTGATCGGCAGGATCTTGTTTCTCAGCCCAATCCCCAATCATCCAGAGAGCACCACGGAGAGATTGAGGGAGAAAAGTTGCAAGGAGAAAAATGGGGCGAAAACAGAGGGCAACAAGACGAACAATCGCGGTCGGCCCAAAGGGGCACTTTCCTCAAGAAAACAG GTCACCAAGATGTTGGCGGTGGTGGTCGTACTGTTTGCCCTCCTTTGGATGCCCTACCGGACTTTAGTCCTAGTAAACTCATTCATGGGAAACCCTTACTTGGACCCTTGGTTTCTTCTGTTCTGCCGCATCTGTGTGTATGCCAACAGTGCCATCAATCCCGTCATCTACAACGTCATGTCTCAGAAGTTCCGCACTGCCTTCAAGAGGTTGTGTAAGTGCGGCCAGGTGGAGACCCAGAGAAGAAACATCTACATGACCACCAGTAACTACAGCATGGTGAGGGACGCTGCTAATGTCAGAGCGGAGAAGAAGGAAAAGCCACCACCAGAGACCTCTACCGCTGTTCCTGGACAAACCGAAAAGGCTGGGGTGGATGGGGAGTTGTATTATAGTGTGGTTTAA